A single genomic interval of Rosistilla ulvae harbors:
- a CDS encoding efflux RND transporter periplasmic adaptor subunit yields MFLCLAILAGSAAGVWWIYQTEPEAQQINAKRKSAALVETIIVERDTYSPNLVVLGTVRPAQDIVLSPRIRGQVLELAPSFAPGGMVREGDLLMQIDPADFENTVSIRKSELEQVEADWEIESGRKKLAKQELDLLGDSIGKVNAALVLREPQSASLLSRLNAAKAAVERAILDLDRTEILAPFDAQILDRSVNVGSQVEPGDELGQLVGIDQYWVMAAVPIRNLRWVRFSSDKQHGSEAILHNPDAWGHEVHRVGRVERMIGSLDEQTRLARVLVVVEDPLGLESDVPPLILDSLLKVEIAGKEIDDVVRLHREYVHDGDTVWVMKDGELEIRDTEIEFRDPEFAYISSGLETGDEVVTTTLATVANGVKLRKVDAPAEAEDAETDDTKTGDSKTDDTETGDTETGDTETGDTETDGTKTDGTKTDGTKTHDIKTVDIKPDDTESAEASE; encoded by the coding sequence ATGTTCCTGTGCCTCGCGATCTTGGCGGGCTCTGCGGCTGGGGTGTGGTGGATTTACCAGACGGAACCCGAAGCACAGCAGATCAACGCCAAACGCAAATCGGCGGCTCTGGTCGAAACCATCATCGTCGAACGCGACACCTATTCGCCGAATCTGGTGGTATTGGGGACCGTTCGCCCCGCGCAGGACATCGTGCTCAGTCCGCGAATTCGCGGCCAAGTGCTCGAGCTCGCGCCCTCTTTCGCCCCCGGAGGCATGGTTCGCGAAGGCGACCTGCTGATGCAAATCGATCCGGCCGACTTTGAGAACACCGTTTCGATTCGCAAAAGTGAATTGGAACAGGTGGAAGCCGATTGGGAAATCGAGTCCGGACGCAAGAAACTGGCCAAGCAAGAGCTAGACCTGTTGGGCGATTCGATTGGCAAGGTCAACGCCGCCCTGGTATTGCGAGAACCCCAATCGGCGTCGCTGCTATCGAGGTTAAACGCCGCCAAAGCGGCTGTCGAACGCGCTATCCTCGATTTGGATCGAACCGAGATCTTGGCTCCCTTCGACGCTCAGATTCTCGACCGCTCCGTCAACGTTGGTTCCCAGGTCGAACCGGGCGATGAATTGGGGCAACTTGTTGGCATCGATCAGTACTGGGTGATGGCAGCGGTTCCAATTCGAAATCTGCGTTGGGTGCGATTCTCCAGCGACAAACAACACGGCTCCGAAGCCATCCTGCACAATCCCGATGCGTGGGGACACGAAGTGCATCGCGTCGGCCGCGTCGAGCGGATGATTGGCTCACTGGATGAACAGACTCGACTGGCACGCGTCTTGGTGGTTGTCGAAGATCCATTGGGACTGGAGTCCGACGTGCCGCCGTTGATCCTCGATTCGCTGTTAAAAGTGGAGATCGCCGGCAAAGAGATCGACGACGTGGTCCGACTGCACCGTGAATACGTCCACGATGGCGACACGGTCTGGGTGATGAAAGATGGAGAACTGGAGATCCGCGATACGGAGATCGAGTTTCGCGATCCAGAATTTGCCTACATCAGCAGCGGGCTGGAGACGGGCGATGAAGTCGTGACCACGACGCTCGCGACCGTCGCCAACGGCGTCAAGCTTCGCAAGGTCGACGCCCCCGCGGAGGCGGAAGATGCGGAAACCGACGACACCAAAACCGGCGACAGCAAGACCGACGACACTGAGACCGGCGACACTGAGACCGGCGACACTGAGACCGGCGACACTGAGACCGACGGCACCAAGACCGACGGCACCAAGACCGACGGCACCAAAACCCACGACATCAAAACTGTCGACATCAAACCCGACGACACCGAATCTGCGGAGGCGAGCGAGTGA
- a CDS encoding TolC family protein, with protein sequence MANHVADQQRSNYRSNCAESAADTGDYRRTIAASFAALAMLLLLSPALAVLIGCASKGPMPTFAASSLPSMSESGETIAPERWWTTFDDDGLDREVNLALGDNFDLAVALSRLRAAQAVTRIAASDWCWDVNGFSESSRTFGPGRDASQMTWGLDASYQVDLFGQIRSRVDAERFRTEATRSDYQAVALSLSAEVARTWYSLIESYAQIKLLEEQVETNREGLKAVELRYAEVGEGGPNVLRQQQLVQSTMEQMVVVRAGIEVLEHQLAVLTGQPPQTARYQPGDKLPELPPMPFAGLPADLLNRRPDVRAAYFALAAADRDVAAAVSDQYPRLNLGASIVNSAQNPETLFRDWFLSLGGQLIGPIIDGGQRRAEVARTQAVVWQRFSEYRQTTLIALQEVEDALALERRQIERIELLEAQLESAELASQQLLQYFITGNTSYLDVLSAAQSRQSLQRSLLSARLDLIQIRIGLYLALAGTFDTRPIENNGLLLDAPRLTSENEFDDSDAGELLPPPAGMPVDASPAPTELPSPAAGSGTVKPAKEFDLNE encoded by the coding sequence ATGGCAAATCACGTGGCAGATCAGCAACGCTCAAACTATCGGTCGAACTGTGCGGAGTCGGCTGCCGACACAGGGGATTATCGTCGGACAATCGCCGCCTCGTTCGCGGCGCTGGCGATGCTTTTGCTGCTGTCGCCGGCGCTAGCGGTGTTGATTGGCTGCGCTAGCAAAGGGCCGATGCCTACTTTCGCTGCCAGTTCGCTGCCGTCGATGTCCGAGAGTGGCGAAACGATTGCACCGGAGCGATGGTGGACGACGTTCGACGATGACGGCTTGGATCGCGAGGTCAATTTGGCTCTCGGCGATAACTTTGATCTCGCCGTCGCGCTCAGTCGCCTGCGAGCCGCTCAAGCGGTGACGCGGATCGCTGCGTCGGATTGGTGCTGGGATGTGAACGGATTTTCTGAGTCGTCGCGTACATTTGGACCGGGGCGAGATGCATCGCAGATGACGTGGGGGCTGGATGCGAGCTACCAGGTCGATCTGTTTGGACAAATTCGTTCGCGCGTCGACGCCGAACGCTTTCGGACCGAAGCGACTCGCTCGGACTATCAAGCGGTTGCACTGTCACTTTCCGCAGAAGTCGCCCGCACTTGGTACTCGCTGATCGAATCCTACGCTCAGATAAAACTTCTCGAAGAACAAGTCGAGACGAACCGGGAAGGCTTGAAAGCGGTCGAGTTGCGGTATGCGGAAGTCGGCGAAGGCGGCCCCAACGTTTTGCGTCAGCAACAGTTAGTGCAATCGACGATGGAGCAGATGGTTGTCGTGCGAGCCGGCATCGAAGTGCTCGAACACCAGCTGGCGGTGCTCACCGGGCAACCTCCCCAAACCGCCAGGTACCAACCGGGCGACAAATTGCCCGAACTCCCGCCGATGCCATTCGCCGGTCTGCCCGCGGATCTGCTGAATCGCCGCCCCGATGTCCGCGCCGCCTACTTTGCCTTGGCCGCAGCCGACCGAGATGTGGCTGCCGCCGTTAGCGATCAATACCCGCGGTTGAACCTCGGAGCTTCGATTGTCAATTCGGCTCAGAATCCCGAAACGCTTTTCCGGGACTGGTTCCTTTCGCTCGGCGGACAATTGATCGGCCCGATCATCGACGGCGGCCAGCGACGCGCCGAAGTCGCCAGGACGCAGGCTGTCGTGTGGCAGCGGTTCAGCGAATACCGACAAACGACATTGATCGCGCTGCAGGAAGTCGAAGATGCGCTGGCGTTGGAGCGTCGGCAGATCGAGCGGATCGAATTGCTGGAAGCTCAGCTCGAGAGTGCGGAACTCGCCTCTCAGCAGCTGCTTCAGTACTTTATTACCGGTAATACCAGTTACTTGGACGTTCTCAGCGCTGCTCAGTCTCGCCAAAGCTTGCAACGATCGCTTCTGTCTGCCAGATTGGATCTAATCCAGATCCGTATCGGTTTGTATTTGGCTCTGGCGGGCACCTTCGACACGCGGCCGATTGAAAACAATGGGTTGCTCTTGGACGCCCCGCGATTAACCTCAGAGAATGAGTTTGACGATAGCGACGCGGGCGAATTGTTGCCCCCTCCTGCCGGGATGCCAGTCGACGCATCTCCCGCCCCCACTGAATTGCCTTCGCCCGCAGCCGGAAGTGGCACGGTGAAGCCCGCCAAAGAATTCGATTTAAATGAGTGA
- a CDS encoding FAD-dependent oxidoreductase, whose amino-acid sequence MNSDTNNFKQTQLETDVLVAGGGPAGTVAALAAARCGVKVILCQDRPMLGGNASSEIRMHIVGADCSGKRGAELQTEAREGGIIEEIRLEASVRNPQRSSSVFDLILYDLCRNEPDLTLLLNTAVIDADVVDGEIRRAAAIRTSTEQQFSIAAKVFLDCTGDGRLGVAAGALFREGREDKQEFTESLAPPIGDNCRLGSTIMFQARKHDRPMPFVAPSWARNFTEEELSLRPHAENVLDRGLEYGYWWVEWGGMLDTIRDNEHIRDELLSIVLGVWDHVKNGGDHGADNWALEWFGFIPGKRESRRFVGHSTLTENDVMTSSPHSDAIAFGGWPIDMHPPEGVDAPEKPPCVQHPVPRLFDIPLSACISRNVTNLMFAGRNISATHVAFASTRVMATCAAMGQGVGTAAAVAVQNQISPANLLSSPDLIRRVQQRILRDDGFLIGQQNQDHTDIAKQATIQATSHHIDSVPENVLSGQTRAVHGEGGVTPGRAFPGTHRWMSDPDEQLPAALTLRWEKEQTARAIRLTFDTGMHRVLTFSLADAYTDKMLWGIPQPETVRDYDIELGHDSAWRSLMHVRGNYQRLREHALDTQPFDAIRITVRSTNGIDHARICEVRVEK is encoded by the coding sequence GTGAATTCTGATACCAACAACTTCAAGCAAACCCAACTTGAAACGGATGTTCTCGTCGCTGGAGGTGGCCCCGCGGGGACCGTTGCGGCACTCGCGGCAGCTCGCTGCGGTGTGAAGGTCATCCTTTGTCAGGACCGGCCGATGCTTGGGGGAAATGCCTCCAGCGAAATTCGGATGCATATCGTCGGGGCTGACTGCAGCGGGAAACGGGGGGCGGAATTGCAGACTGAGGCTCGCGAAGGAGGCATCATTGAAGAGATCCGGCTCGAAGCGAGTGTCCGCAATCCGCAGCGATCGTCGTCGGTCTTTGACCTGATCCTCTACGACCTGTGCAGAAACGAACCCGACCTGACACTGCTCCTAAATACGGCAGTCATTGACGCGGATGTTGTCGATGGCGAAATTCGACGAGCAGCCGCCATCCGAACGTCCACCGAACAGCAATTTTCAATTGCCGCGAAGGTGTTTTTGGATTGCACCGGAGATGGACGGTTGGGTGTTGCCGCGGGAGCTTTGTTTCGGGAAGGCCGGGAAGACAAGCAGGAGTTTACTGAGTCGTTGGCTCCTCCGATTGGAGATAACTGTCGACTTGGTTCGACGATCATGTTCCAGGCGCGAAAGCATGATCGGCCCATGCCGTTTGTCGCACCTTCTTGGGCGAGGAATTTTACCGAAGAGGAACTCTCGCTACGTCCCCATGCCGAAAACGTGCTCGATCGCGGCCTGGAGTACGGGTATTGGTGGGTGGAATGGGGCGGGATGCTCGATACGATCCGCGACAATGAACACATACGAGACGAACTGCTGAGTATCGTCCTCGGAGTTTGGGACCACGTTAAGAACGGCGGCGATCACGGTGCCGACAACTGGGCGCTGGAATGGTTTGGCTTTATCCCCGGAAAGCGGGAGAGTCGCCGATTTGTCGGACACTCGACGCTTACGGAAAACGATGTCATGACATCCTCACCTCATAGCGATGCCATTGCCTTTGGAGGCTGGCCAATCGATATGCATCCACCCGAGGGTGTCGATGCCCCGGAGAAACCGCCATGCGTACAGCATCCTGTCCCTAGGCTGTTCGACATTCCTCTGTCGGCTTGCATCAGTCGGAATGTTACAAATCTGATGTTTGCTGGACGCAACATTTCTGCCACGCACGTTGCGTTCGCTTCGACACGCGTGATGGCAACATGTGCCGCCATGGGCCAAGGCGTAGGAACTGCCGCAGCAGTCGCCGTCCAAAACCAAATTAGCCCGGCGAATCTGCTCAGCTCACCTGATCTAATCCGGCGCGTTCAACAACGCATCCTCCGTGACGACGGTTTTCTCATCGGCCAGCAAAATCAAGATCACACCGACATCGCCAAGCAGGCAACAATCCAAGCGACCAGTCACCACATCGATTCTGTTCCGGAGAACGTGTTAAGTGGCCAGACCCGCGCTGTCCATGGTGAGGGTGGAGTGACTCCGGGTCGCGCCTTTCCTGGAACGCATCGTTGGATGAGTGATCCGGATGAACAACTCCCCGCGGCGTTGACGTTGAGATGGGAAAAGGAGCAAACTGCTCGGGCGATTCGCCTCACCTTCGATACGGGGATGCACCGCGTCCTGACATTCAGCTTGGCCGATGCCTACACCGACAAAATGCTCTGGGGAATCCCTCAGCCCGAGACCGTACGCGACTACGATATTGAACTAGGGCACGATTCGGCTTGGCGAAGTCTCATGCATGTTCGTGGGAACTATCAACGCTTGCGGGAGCACGCGTTAGATACTCAACCGTTTGATGCGATTCGGATCACGGTCCGGTCAACCAACGGAATCGACCACGCACGTATCTGTGAGGTCCGCGTCGAGAAGTAG
- a CDS encoding alpha/beta hydrolase fold domain-containing protein: protein MKRTQFVLVGIALLLLLKASANAQTQPAIDQANQRKCLAILESGLESVEFWPSMHAAEALTMSGEREKVRRHLGRLDWQSLDDQKRCGVFRELVRSGDAASVSMLYYILANPKSTGRVHAAESIFKLNIGNNSNALADAAKSDDEGLALFSAAALARRGDSKALSAVRAALSDPSSTMRRRAAWILSTVGDATDQARLHQLLPGAVESLERVQYQHSLAALGDVTQFRSIQANLIHSDPRVRASAAVYAGECNLDSTAELIQLLDDEALDVRIRAAHRLLASVQDKPHELSEKVKRTAQRGDHIRGVASFLKPDRKLTYKTVSDRDLQLHVFLPENWNAANKRSCFLIIHGGGWAGGVPQRMYPFADYFANQGMVAISLQYRLLDKKRNVDVFDCVRDARSAVRFIRTHAEELGVDPNKIIVSGASAGGHLAVGTSLFRSVNEAGESTAVSCEPNALVLLYPVIDTSSEGYGQAKIGARWKELSPVAHVKENVSPTIVFHGTADTVTPLKGAEQFTAAMAQLGNECSLVRNDGGAHGYLIYDLFWYFDAQIQTEQFLKKHKLLKKQ from the coding sequence ATGAAACGAACGCAGTTTGTGCTGGTTGGAATTGCTTTATTACTCTTGCTGAAGGCCTCTGCCAACGCACAGACTCAACCAGCAATCGACCAGGCGAACCAGCGAAAGTGTTTGGCAATTTTGGAATCCGGATTGGAATCCGTGGAATTCTGGCCGTCAATGCATGCTGCCGAAGCGTTGACGATGAGCGGTGAGAGAGAAAAGGTACGGCGGCATCTTGGGCGGTTGGACTGGCAGTCGCTGGATGATCAAAAGAGGTGTGGAGTCTTTCGGGAGCTGGTTAGAAGTGGAGATGCGGCATCCGTTTCGATGCTTTATTACATCTTGGCAAATCCAAAGTCGACCGGTCGTGTCCATGCGGCAGAGAGCATCTTTAAGCTCAATATCGGCAACAATTCAAACGCCTTGGCGGATGCCGCGAAGTCCGACGACGAAGGTCTTGCCTTGTTTTCAGCCGCGGCATTGGCGCGACGGGGGGACTCAAAAGCATTATCAGCCGTGAGAGCGGCTCTATCCGATCCTTCTTCGACAATGCGCCGACGCGCAGCGTGGATCTTGTCGACCGTCGGGGACGCAACCGACCAAGCTCGGCTCCATCAGCTGTTGCCTGGTGCTGTTGAGTCTTTGGAGCGTGTTCAATACCAGCACTCTCTCGCCGCTTTGGGCGACGTGACGCAATTTCGTTCGATCCAAGCGAACCTTATCCACTCCGATCCAAGAGTTCGCGCAAGTGCGGCTGTTTATGCCGGCGAGTGCAACCTAGATTCGACCGCCGAACTTATCCAGCTTCTTGATGATGAGGCCTTGGACGTTCGGATTCGGGCGGCGCACCGTTTGTTGGCCAGCGTGCAAGACAAGCCTCATGAACTATCCGAGAAGGTTAAACGCACTGCGCAACGTGGCGATCATATACGAGGGGTCGCATCGTTCCTTAAGCCCGATCGCAAGTTAACGTACAAGACAGTATCTGACCGTGATCTGCAACTGCACGTGTTCTTACCGGAGAATTGGAATGCCGCGAACAAACGCTCCTGCTTTCTCATCATCCATGGCGGCGGCTGGGCTGGTGGTGTTCCCCAACGGATGTACCCTTTTGCTGACTACTTTGCCAATCAAGGTATGGTCGCCATAAGTCTGCAGTATCGATTGCTCGACAAAAAAAGGAACGTGGACGTATTTGACTGTGTACGTGATGCACGGTCGGCAGTGAGATTCATCCGCACGCATGCTGAAGAACTTGGTGTTGACCCGAATAAAATCATTGTCAGTGGCGCATCCGCGGGCGGGCATCTAGCGGTGGGAACTAGCTTGTTTCGTTCGGTAAACGAGGCAGGCGAGTCCACCGCAGTATCTTGTGAGCCCAACGCTTTGGTACTCCTCTATCCCGTCATCGACACTTCTTCCGAAGGTTATGGCCAGGCGAAGATTGGAGCGCGATGGAAGGAACTCTCTCCAGTCGCCCACGTAAAAGAGAATGTTTCCCCAACGATTGTTTTTCACGGGACGGCGGACACGGTGACGCCGCTGAAGGGGGCTGAACAGTTTACTGCCGCCATGGCTCAGCTCGGCAATGAGTGTTCCCTCGTCCGCAATGATGGAGGAGCCCATGGCTACCTTATTTACGATTTGTTCTGGTATTTCGATGCCCAGATCCAAACAGAGCAATTTTTAAAGAAACACAAGTTGCTTAAGAAGCAGTAG
- a CDS encoding efflux RND transporter permease subunit: MARNSIAANLLMFILLGGGIWSAISMQKEVFPPSQLDIVEIEVGYPGASPAEVEQGILRPIEGAVRGVDGIQRIDSEAREGRGTVLIELVAGQNRMKAFQDIDQAVSRIRTFPDQIEQPEVRLQTDQREVMQVSIYGSIDVWELRKLAEQLRDTLLSTEEITQVELRRVPQYVTHIEIPRQQLREYGLTLPEVAEIIRTSSQDVAAGSVQTSAGEILLRVKARKQWADEFANIEIVSGRSGPSVMLGDLAVIRDGFEEVGFHSQFSQTPSVELDIFRVGAQSPIDIANVVEKTMSDFESVLPPGVDWRIDRNNAEEFRRRLELVTENAMQAVVIVLVILALFLEFRLAFWVMMGMVVSFIGGLLFLPLAGISINMISLFGFLVVLGIVVDDAVVVGENVYEERQTARDLERAAIHGTRDVAAPVVFSILTNIVAFVPLMFIPGETGKFWSPLPVVVIIVLALSLVESLFILPAHLAHTPKVRRKLWLTQFLHRGQQAFGSSFNRVVEILYGPVLRLCLRFRYVTTCIAVGLFLLVGGYATSAHMGMILMPEVSADEIEAGVRMPVGTTQDQSAEIARVVTEASLRMFEEHNLYEVAEGIKTNVRGQDFIDVEIVMRPPDERDMTANEVIELWRDSIGDLPGVDQVTFEAERGPGGHRRDISIALSHTDIEVLEKASAAFVNKVEQYSYVRDVNHNYNRGKAQYDFHLRPEGRALGLTDESLGEQLRGAFFGSLALRLLRGTNEVEVRVKLPEEQREDIHHLEDLVIRTPSGAEVPLLDVAELKKDVAFSRINRRDGRRAISVSMDVEPKRAITQVITAMQTEALPELRRDYPGITWSFEGSDAEMRRATSALWGYFGLALAVIYSLLAIAFRDYVQPLIVLVAIPFGIVGAVLGHIWLGYDISLVSLMGVIALSGVVINDSLIMVDYANRRRKLDCDAFEAISQAGLRRFRPILLTTLTTFGGLLPLIFEKSLQAQYIVPMAISLGFGILFSTAIVLVLIPCLYLILEDIVALFKSQPQA, translated from the coding sequence ATGGCCCGCAATTCGATCGCCGCCAATCTATTGATGTTCATCCTGTTGGGCGGTGGCATCTGGTCGGCGATCTCGATGCAAAAAGAGGTCTTCCCGCCATCGCAGCTCGATATCGTCGAGATCGAGGTCGGTTACCCCGGCGCGTCGCCAGCGGAAGTGGAGCAGGGAATCTTGCGTCCCATCGAAGGGGCGGTCCGCGGTGTCGATGGGATCCAGCGGATCGATAGCGAAGCTCGCGAAGGGCGTGGCACCGTGCTGATCGAATTGGTCGCCGGTCAGAATCGCATGAAAGCGTTTCAGGATATCGACCAAGCTGTCAGCCGCATCCGCACCTTCCCCGATCAGATCGAACAACCCGAGGTCCGACTTCAGACCGACCAACGCGAAGTCATGCAGGTGTCGATCTACGGTTCGATCGACGTCTGGGAACTCCGCAAACTCGCCGAACAGCTGCGCGACACGCTGCTGTCGACCGAAGAGATTACGCAAGTTGAATTGCGACGCGTTCCACAGTACGTGACGCACATCGAAATCCCTCGCCAGCAGCTCCGCGAGTACGGCCTCACGCTGCCCGAAGTGGCAGAGATCATCCGCACCTCCAGCCAGGATGTGGCCGCTGGTTCGGTGCAAACCAGCGCCGGGGAAATCCTGCTGCGCGTGAAGGCTCGCAAGCAATGGGCGGATGAATTCGCAAATATCGAGATCGTCTCGGGACGCTCGGGGCCCTCGGTGATGTTGGGCGATCTGGCCGTGATTCGCGATGGATTTGAAGAGGTCGGCTTTCACTCGCAATTCAGCCAAACGCCATCGGTGGAGCTCGATATCTTCCGCGTTGGCGCTCAATCTCCCATCGACATCGCCAACGTGGTCGAAAAGACGATGAGCGACTTTGAAAGCGTGCTGCCGCCCGGCGTCGATTGGCGGATCGACCGCAACAATGCGGAAGAGTTTCGTCGACGCTTGGAACTGGTGACCGAAAACGCGATGCAGGCGGTTGTCATCGTACTGGTGATCCTCGCTTTGTTCCTGGAGTTTCGCCTGGCGTTCTGGGTCATGATGGGGATGGTCGTCTCGTTTATCGGCGGCCTGCTGTTCCTGCCTTTGGCTGGCATCAGCATCAACATGATCTCGCTGTTCGGCTTTCTCGTGGTGCTGGGAATCGTTGTCGATGACGCGGTGGTCGTCGGTGAAAACGTCTACGAAGAACGCCAGACGGCCCGCGACTTAGAGCGAGCAGCGATTCACGGAACCCGTGATGTCGCCGCCCCGGTTGTGTTCAGCATCTTGACCAACATCGTCGCCTTTGTGCCACTGATGTTCATTCCCGGCGAGACGGGGAAGTTTTGGAGCCCGTTGCCGGTGGTGGTCATCATCGTTCTGGCGCTGTCGCTTGTCGAATCGCTCTTCATCCTGCCCGCTCACTTGGCGCACACGCCAAAGGTTCGACGCAAGTTATGGTTGACCCAATTCCTGCATCGTGGGCAACAAGCATTTGGTAGCAGTTTCAATCGCGTGGTGGAGATCCTCTACGGTCCGGTGCTGCGTCTGTGTCTGCGGTTTCGCTACGTTACGACTTGCATCGCTGTCGGTTTGTTTCTGTTGGTCGGTGGCTACGCGACAAGTGCTCACATGGGCATGATCCTGATGCCCGAAGTATCGGCAGACGAGATCGAAGCCGGTGTGCGGATGCCCGTCGGAACGACGCAGGATCAATCGGCGGAGATCGCACGCGTGGTCACCGAAGCCAGCTTACGAATGTTCGAAGAGCACAACCTTTACGAAGTGGCCGAGGGGATCAAAACCAACGTTCGCGGCCAAGACTTTATCGATGTTGAGATCGTGATGCGGCCGCCCGACGAACGCGACATGACGGCCAATGAAGTCATCGAACTGTGGCGAGATTCGATCGGTGATTTGCCGGGAGTCGATCAAGTGACGTTCGAAGCTGAACGAGGGCCCGGCGGCCATCGGCGGGATATCAGTATCGCGCTCAGTCACACCGATATCGAGGTGCTTGAAAAGGCGTCCGCTGCGTTTGTGAATAAGGTCGAACAATATTCATACGTTCGCGATGTCAATCACAACTATAACCGCGGCAAAGCACAATACGACTTCCACTTGCGACCCGAGGGCCGCGCCCTGGGGCTGACCGATGAATCGCTGGGCGAACAGCTCCGCGGTGCCTTCTTTGGTTCGCTCGCCCTGCGGTTGCTGCGAGGTACAAACGAAGTCGAGGTGCGCGTTAAATTGCCCGAAGAACAACGCGAGGACATTCACCATTTGGAAGACCTCGTGATTCGAACGCCCAGCGGGGCCGAAGTACCGCTGCTGGATGTTGCCGAGTTGAAAAAAGACGTTGCCTTTTCGCGGATCAATCGACGCGATGGCCGTCGCGCGATCAGCGTCAGCATGGACGTCGAACCGAAGCGGGCGATCACGCAAGTCATCACGGCGATGCAAACCGAAGCACTTCCCGAGCTGCGACGAGACTATCCAGGTATCACCTGGAGTTTCGAAGGGAGCGATGCCGAGATGCGGCGGGCGACATCGGCGCTATGGGGCTACTTCGGCCTCGCGTTGGCGGTCATTTACTCGCTGTTGGCGATCGCCTTCCGCGACTACGTCCAGCCGCTGATCGTGCTCGTCGCGATTCCGTTTGGAATTGTCGGGGCGGTGCTGGGACACATCTGGTTGGGCTACGACATCTCGCTCGTCAGTCTGATGGGTGTGATTGCGCTGTCGGGCGTCGTGATCAATGATTCGCTGATCATGGTCGACTACGCCAACCGCCGCCGCAAACTGGACTGCGATGCGTTCGAAGCGATCTCGCAAGCGGGCCTGCGTCGCTTCCGGCCGATCCTCTTGACCACTCTGACCACCTTCGGCGGCTTATTGCCGTTGATCTTCGAGAAATCACTGCAAGCTCAATACATCGTCCCGATGGCGATCTCGCTCGGCTTTGGCATCCTCTTCTCGACGGCGATCGTCCTGGTCCTGATCCCCTGTCTGTACCTGATCCTCGAAGACATCGTCGCGCTCTTCAAATCCCAACCGCAAGCGTGA
- a CDS encoding dihydrodipicolinate synthase family protein: MSIEEKNYTSSGSINLADVDVIAAAVTPCKRPGEVEPVAMQRLAQRLSSHGCNGLFVLGSTGEMVLVDDDARRVVVEAARRGTPRSTSLMIGIGGYAAKRSIELAKCAHEDGADVAIATVPFFQKLSQPEILAYFTEIADESPLPIGIYHHLRLPSSISVESMFELAQHENIVLCKDTSNDLDRMRLLCEGLQGQLFRILQGIESLVLESMQLGASGCVSALAGIAPQWHRDLVDSFKSGDLATANQYHQQILGLSQLFQLPQRMESLAHQIHLLKHASKVIELLPDDSGLSRGFQPTEEYNQAIREIIEANSLPHILDRPCKANLL; this comes from the coding sequence ATGTCCATCGAAGAGAAAAACTACACGTCGTCTGGATCGATCAACTTGGCGGACGTTGACGTCATTGCCGCTGCCGTGACTCCTTGTAAAAGGCCCGGCGAAGTCGAACCGGTGGCAATGCAGCGACTTGCCCAACGCCTTTCGTCTCACGGTTGCAACGGTTTGTTCGTGTTGGGGTCGACAGGAGAGATGGTCCTGGTCGATGACGATGCGCGGAGGGTTGTCGTCGAGGCGGCTCGGCGTGGAACACCGCGCAGCACATCGCTAATGATTGGAATTGGCGGCTACGCGGCGAAGCGATCCATTGAGCTGGCAAAGTGTGCCCATGAAGATGGTGCTGATGTTGCTATTGCAACGGTGCCGTTTTTTCAAAAACTGAGCCAACCGGAGATCCTTGCATACTTTACGGAGATTGCAGACGAATCTCCGCTACCTATTGGGATCTACCATCACCTTCGCTTGCCGAGTTCCATTTCCGTTGAGAGTATGTTTGAGCTCGCCCAGCATGAAAACATTGTTCTCTGCAAGGATACAAGCAACGATTTAGATCGCATGCGATTGCTGTGCGAAGGCTTGCAGGGGCAACTGTTCCGAATCTTGCAGGGGATCGAAAGTTTGGTTCTTGAAAGCATGCAATTGGGCGCCAGCGGTTGTGTGTCTGCGCTGGCGGGGATCGCACCGCAATGGCATCGCGATTTGGTGGATTCGTTTAAAAGTGGCGATCTGGCAACGGCCAACCAGTATCACCAGCAGATCCTCGGTCTCAGCCAATTATTCCAACTACCTCAGCGTATGGAATCTCTGGCGCATCAAATTCATCTCTTAAAGCATGCGTCCAAGGTCATCGAGCTCCTGCCAGATGACTCTGGCTTATCACGTGGTTTCCAGCCCACCGAAGAATACAACCAGGCGATTCGCGAGATCATCGAAGCGAATAGCTTGCCTCATATCTTGGACCGACCATGCAAAGCGAACCTTCTGTGA